The following coding sequences are from one Salvia hispanica cultivar TCC Black 2014 chromosome 3, UniMelb_Shisp_WGS_1.0, whole genome shotgun sequence window:
- the LOC125214758 gene encoding splicing factor U2af small subunit B-like — protein MAEHLASIFGTEKDRVNCPFYFKIGACRHGDRCSRLHTKPSISPTILLSNMYQRPDMITPGVDAQGQPIDPKKMQEHFEDFYEDLFEELNKYGEIESLNVCDNLADHMVGNVYVQFREEEHAANALQNLTGRFYAGRPIIVDFSPVTDFREATCRQYEEDACNRGGYCNFMHLKRINRELRHQLFGRRRSRHSRSRSRSPYRHRSYDDRSHESRSHSRRYDDHDRHESRSRRRKSTSPRSRRGRSRSPGGRRNRSPVREGSEERRAKIAQWNREKEETERSGNKANAGDEDSRAKNDHSGNIDNGGHNEPTQ, from the exons GCGTGCAGGCACGGCGACCGCTGCTCCCGCCTCCACACCAAGCCGAGCATCAGCCCCACGATCCTTCTTTCCAACATGTACCAGCGCCCCGACATGATTACTCCTGGCGTCGACGCTCAGGGCCAGCCGATCGACCCCAAAAAAATGCAGGAACACTTCGAG GACTTTTATGAAGATTTATTTGAGGAGCTAAACAAATACGGAGAGATTGAAAGCTTGAATGTTTGTGACAATTTAGCTGATCATATG GTTGGCAATGTTTATGTCCAATTTAGGGAGGAAGAGCATGCTGCTAATGCTCTTCAAAACCTGACTGGGCGGTTCTATGCAG GACGCCCCATCATTGTTGATTTCTCCCCAGTGACTGATTTTCGTGAAGCCACCTGTAGGCAGTATGAGGAGGACGCATGTAACCGTGGTGGCTACTGTAACTTCATGCATCTGAAAAGGATTAACAG GGAGTTGAGGCACCAATTATTTGGGAGGCGTAGGAGTAGACACAGCCGTAGCAGGAGCAGGAGTCCCTATCGGCACCGTAGCTATGATGACCGCTCACATGAGAGTCGGAGTCACAGCAGAAGGTATGATGACCACGATCGCCATGAAAGTCGAAGCAGGAGGCGCAAGAGCACAAGTCCAAGAAGTAGGAGGGGTAGAAGCCGAAGTCCAGGTGGCAGGAGGAATCGTAGTCCTGTTAGGGAAGGTAGTGAAGAAAGACGTGCTAAAATTGCACAGTGGAATAGGGAGAAGGAAGAAACAGAACGTTCTGGCAACAAGGCAAATGCTGGTGATGAGGATAGCAGGGCTAAAAATGACCACTCTGGAAATATAGATAACGGAGGACACAATGAACCGACACAGTAG